In one Arenibacter antarcticus genomic region, the following are encoded:
- the lgt gene encoding prolipoprotein diacylglyceryl transferase codes for MYFLGFTWNPADTLFQIGVLQIKYYNLLWITAFALGWYIMKKIFVKENKSIEQLDSLFIYTVLATMLGARLGHVIFYDWAYYQNHLLEILLPIRETEGTALFGIINGYEFTGFTGLASHGAAIGIIIGMYLYTRKYPEFKILWILDRIVIPVSIGAFCVRLGNFFNSEINGKIVDKSFLFATRFIRDSDDLHPAKALAITKEKTVNAAYDLIEKDPRFVEYLEAIPYRHPAQLYEGVCYIFVFAILYYLYWKTNKKNKLGYLFGLFLVLLWSVRFFVEFVKKSQGGFEESLGLLSTGQWLSIPFILVGLYFMFRPTSTTAK; via the coding sequence ATGTATTTTTTAGGTTTCACCTGGAATCCCGCCGACACTTTGTTTCAAATTGGGGTATTACAAATAAAATATTATAATCTTCTTTGGATAACTGCCTTTGCACTAGGGTGGTATATCATGAAAAAAATCTTTGTAAAGGAGAACAAATCCATAGAACAATTAGATTCCCTATTCATCTATACCGTCCTTGCCACCATGTTGGGCGCCAGATTGGGACATGTCATCTTCTATGATTGGGCCTATTATCAAAATCATTTGTTGGAAATATTGCTTCCTATACGGGAAACTGAGGGAACTGCGCTTTTCGGGATCATTAACGGCTATGAATTTACAGGATTCACCGGCTTGGCAAGTCACGGTGCCGCCATTGGAATTATCATAGGCATGTATCTCTATACTCGGAAATACCCTGAATTTAAAATACTTTGGATCTTGGATCGCATTGTAATTCCCGTATCCATAGGTGCTTTTTGCGTGCGATTGGGGAATTTTTTCAACTCCGAGATCAATGGTAAAATAGTAGACAAATCTTTTTTATTCGCTACCCGTTTTATCAGGGATTCCGATGATTTACACCCAGCAAAAGCCTTGGCCATTACCAAGGAAAAAACGGTAAATGCAGCTTATGATCTTATAGAAAAGGATCCGCGTTTCGTCGAATATTTAGAGGCAATCCCCTACAGGCATCCAGCACAATTATACGAGGGAGTCTGTTATATTTTTGTATTTGCCATATTGTATTATCTATACTGGAAAACCAACAAGAAAAACAAATTAGGATATCTTTTTGGATTGTTCCTTGTATTGTTATGGTCCGTTCGGTTCTTTGTGGAGTTCGTTAAGAAAAGTCAAGGTGGATTTGAGGAATCCTTGGGGCTATTATCTACTGGACAATGGTTGAGCATCCCCTTTATCCTGGTAGGTCTTTATTTTATGTTCCGACCCACATCGACAACCGCAAAGTAG
- a CDS encoding DUF192 domain-containing protein gives MKYSKVVFILIAIFTIVVSCKEDEKAIIKTESIAFKKEGSLKIVQQETDSILASLDIEIADNEYETATGLMYRSSMEAKQAMLFIFEDVAMRSFYMKNTEIALDILYIDDNKKIVSFQKNAQPFNESGLSSKVPAKYVLEINAGMSDKWKLAIGDSIAYEKTP, from the coding sequence ATGAAGTATAGCAAAGTAGTATTCATATTGATTGCTATTTTTACGATAGTGGTTTCTTGTAAAGAGGACGAAAAGGCAATCATAAAAACGGAATCCATCGCATTTAAAAAAGAAGGCTCCCTCAAAATAGTGCAACAGGAAACCGATTCTATTTTGGCTAGCCTAGACATAGAGATTGCCGATAACGAGTATGAGACTGCAACAGGACTGATGTACAGGAGCTCCATGGAGGCTAAGCAAGCCATGTTATTTATCTTCGAGGATGTGGCCATGCGCTCATTTTATATGAAAAATACCGAGATAGCGTTGGACATCCTCTATATTGATGATAACAAAAAGATCGTCAGTTTTCAAAAAAATGCACAGCCCTTTAATGAATCGGGGCTAAGTTCAAAAGTTCCCGCCAAGTACGTATTGGAAATAAATGCAGGAATGTCCGATAAATGGAAGTTAGCTATTGGCGATTCCATCGCATACGAAAAAACACCATAG
- a CDS encoding carbohydrate binding family 9 domain-containing protein → MTTKKSISLSFLIVILSLPLYAQKKNGAFRLNIKKTSLPITIDGIGDDKAWQDTDVTTDFFMVLPMDTGKANEPSEIRMTYDENNLYLLATFYNTTKGPYYVESLRRDFSFGKNDNFLLFIDPFNNQTTGYSFGSNAAGAQWDGTMYDGGSVDLNWDSKWISEVTSDDDKWVFEMAIPFKSIRYEEGVSEWGINFSRLDLKSGEKSSWTPIPRQFPTASLAYTGTLVWDAPPPSPRTNFSVIPYVSASVNRNLENGEDTEFDKKIGGDIKFSLSTSLNLDLTINPDFSQVEVDRQVTNLDRFELFFPEKRQFFLENGDLFANFGYATIRPFFSRRIGLGVPIQAGARVSGNLNNKWRMGLMDMQTASVEETGLPSHNFGVLSLQRRIFSRSSIGLIVVNKQAINYPQDTDSLRTAFPKFNRNIGLEYNLASPNNQWTGKAFLLKSFAPKKEGNGITQAAHLEYKSRKWNWRIQEESVEEDYTAEVGFVPRNGYVNISSYLGHLFFPEKSVILSHGPKIRTSYFFNEKLERTDNINLFEYLFSFRDRSSLNLSLSDEYVELLAPFDPTRANKATLDIGSKHHWNAYMIDFVSKPQSMFTYSLGSRFGGYYSGGNRTSLISEVGYRFQPFVSLSSNISFNHIHLPAPWNNTEFWLIGSEVDITFTNKLFFATLFQYNEQSKNFNLNSRFQWRYKPASDLFLVYSNNYLIEPFEGRNWALTLKFTYWFNK, encoded by the coding sequence TTGACAACGAAAAAAAGTATATCGCTAAGCTTTCTGATTGTCATTCTTTCCCTTCCTCTCTATGCCCAGAAAAAAAATGGCGCATTTCGACTTAACATTAAAAAAACTTCCCTCCCTATTACCATAGATGGCATAGGTGATGATAAGGCCTGGCAGGATACTGATGTAACAACCGATTTCTTTATGGTATTGCCCATGGACACCGGAAAAGCCAATGAACCATCGGAAATTCGCATGACCTATGACGAAAACAACTTATACCTATTAGCCACCTTTTACAACACTACCAAAGGGCCGTACTATGTAGAATCATTGCGACGGGATTTTAGTTTTGGCAAAAACGACAATTTCTTACTGTTTATAGACCCCTTTAACAACCAGACCACGGGCTATTCCTTTGGTTCCAATGCCGCTGGTGCACAATGGGACGGCACCATGTACGACGGTGGAAGTGTGGACTTAAATTGGGACAGCAAATGGATTTCAGAAGTAACAAGCGATGATGATAAATGGGTGTTTGAGATGGCCATTCCTTTCAAATCCATACGCTATGAAGAGGGTGTTTCTGAATGGGGCATTAATTTTAGTCGTTTAGATCTGAAGTCGGGCGAAAAATCGAGTTGGACACCCATTCCACGGCAGTTCCCAACAGCATCCCTTGCCTATACAGGAACATTGGTCTGGGATGCACCTCCCCCATCTCCCCGTACCAATTTTTCTGTCATTCCCTATGTATCTGCAAGTGTAAATAGGAATTTAGAAAATGGGGAGGACACTGAATTCGACAAAAAAATTGGTGGCGACATTAAGTTTAGCCTAAGCACCTCTTTAAATTTAGATTTAACAATAAACCCCGATTTTTCTCAGGTAGAGGTAGATCGGCAGGTAACCAATCTTGACCGATTTGAACTATTTTTCCCCGAAAAGAGGCAGTTCTTTTTAGAAAATGGTGATCTATTTGCCAACTTCGGTTACGCCACCATACGCCCATTTTTCTCGAGGAGAATAGGTTTGGGCGTGCCCATACAGGCTGGAGCAAGGGTCAGTGGCAACCTTAACAATAAGTGGCGAATGGGGCTAATGGACATGCAAACCGCCAGTGTGGAGGAAACAGGGCTCCCGAGCCATAATTTTGGGGTCCTCTCCTTACAACGAAGAATTTTTTCCCGCTCCAGCATTGGGTTAATAGTGGTAAACAAGCAAGCTATAAATTACCCCCAGGACACGGATTCTCTTAGAACAGCATTCCCTAAGTTTAATAGAAATATAGGATTGGAATACAATTTGGCATCCCCCAATAATCAATGGACGGGCAAAGCATTTTTACTAAAATCCTTTGCCCCAAAAAAGGAGGGCAATGGGATTACCCAAGCTGCCCACTTGGAATATAAGAGTCGAAAATGGAATTGGCGCATACAGGAAGAATCGGTTGAGGAAGACTATACCGCCGAGGTTGGCTTTGTTCCTAGAAACGGCTATGTAAACATCTCTTCGTATCTAGGGCACCTCTTCTTTCCCGAAAAAAGTGTCATCTTGAGCCACGGACCCAAAATACGTACTAGTTATTTCTTTAATGAGAAGTTGGAACGCACAGATAATATCAACCTATTTGAGTATCTCTTTAGTTTTCGAGACCGTTCTAGCTTAAACTTATCCCTGTCCGATGAGTATGTGGAACTACTAGCTCCTTTTGACCCTACACGGGCAAACAAGGCCACCTTGGACATTGGCAGTAAGCATCACTGGAACGCCTACATGATTGATTTTGTCTCCAAACCACAAAGCATGTTCACCTATTCCTTGGGGAGTCGTTTTGGAGGATACTATTCTGGTGGTAACAGAACAAGCCTAATCAGCGAAGTGGGATATCGTTTCCAACCCTTTGTCAGTTTAAGCAGTAATATCAGCTTTAACCACATTCACCTACCGGCTCCTTGGAACAATACAGAGTTTTGGCTTATTGGCTCTGAAGTGGATATCACATTTACCAATAAATTATTTTTCGCCACCCTATTCCAATACAACGAACAATCGAAGAATTTTAATTTAAACTCTAGGTTTCAATGGCGCTATAAGCCGGCGTCCGACTTATTCTTGGTCTATAGCAACAATTACCTTATTGAACCATTTGAAGGCAGAAATTGGGCCTTGACCTTAAAATTCACCTATTGGTTTAACAAGTAA